In the Gossypium raimondii isolate GPD5lz chromosome 9, ASM2569854v1, whole genome shotgun sequence genome, one interval contains:
- the LOC105799834 gene encoding CASP-like protein 5B2, protein MKVFIGSPGTVSGLMLRIYQCAFAAASIAVMVSASDFSSYTAFCYLIASMGLQLLWSFGLACLDVYALRRKRDLQNPVLVSLFVVGDWVTAMLSLAAACSSAGVIVLYARDLDFCRVQTRLPCNQFEISIILAFITWVLVAMSSHVMFWILASF, encoded by the exons ATGAAGGTGTTTATAGGAAGTCCAGGAACGGTGAGTGGGTTAATGCTAAGGATATATCAATGTGCATTTGCTGCTGCTTCCATTGCAGTCATGGTCTCTGCCTCTGATTTCTCTTCCTACACCGCTTTCTG CTATTTGATTGCATCTATGGGGCTTCAACTACTATGGAGCTTTGGTCTTGCATGTCTCGATGTTTATGCTTTGAGGAGAAAGAGAGATCTTCAGAATCCAGTTCTAGTGAGCCTATTTGTTGTAGGTGATTGG GTTACAGCTATGTTATCACTGGCAGCTGCATGTTCGTCGGCAGGGGTTATAGTCCTGTATGCTAGAGACTTGGACTTCTGCAGGGTTCAAACTCGTCTCCCATGCAATCAATTTGAAATATCGATAATTTTGGCGTTCATCACATGGGTTTTGGTCGCAATGTCATCTCATGTCATGTTCTGGATCTTAGCCTCTTTCTAA
- the LOC105799826 gene encoding wall-associated receptor kinase-like 20, translating to MEKYVFSMLIFMIVLLSVAGCATALVRCGNCGRIPVPYPLSTGPNCGDQAYKIRCTAGALWFDALKGSYRIISINPMTQRMVLQPPSLLGNSCISSDISTQGIQLDDNLPFNITSSNTILLLNCTDAMFHLQAPINCTSTSICHYYIKDNAAACMRSPICCVFKTGGSQTAYVVRIHDRGCLAYQSFVNFDTVNPPKKWPQPGLEIEWALPLEPACKAPMDCKNLFHSKCLADPANVGTTRCLCNKGFTWDPVNGLCRSTKCRPGKRCKKQKKQIVLIGGITAVLGGLSLAIMIGIIVYKQHRRIKKETQKNLIKEREEMLNARNNGKSARVFTGKEIKKATNNFSVSNLVGSGGFGEVFRGILDDGTVTAIKRAKVGNTKGTDQVLNEVRILCQVNHRCLVRLLGCCVELELPLMVYEFIPNGTLFDHLHCHISGKYAPLTWRHRLRIAHQTAEGLAYLHSAAVPPIYHRDVKSSNILLDEKLDAKISDFGLSRLVERTEGGDSHIYTSAQGTVGYLDPEYYRSFQLTDKSDVYSFGVVLLELLTSKKAIDFNREDENVSLVVYMKNIMNEEKLMDVVDPVIKEGAKKLELETIKALGLLAASCLDDKRQHRPSMKEVADEIEYIISLVAGEVSEK from the exons ATGGAGAAATATGTATTCTCAATGTTGATCTTTATGATAGTACTGCTTTCAGTTGCAGGGTGTGCAACTGCCTTAGTGCGTTGTGGTAATTGTGGCCGCATTCCAGTACCTTACCCTCTCAGCACGGGACCTAATTGTGGAGATCAAGCCTACAAGATTCGGTGCACTGCAGGGGCACTATGGTTTGATGCTCTAAAGGGATCCTACAGGATCATATCCATCAACCCCATGACTCAGCGGATGGTTCTCCAGCCCCCAAGTCTTTTGGGTAATAGTTGCATTTCGAGTGATATCAGCACACAAGGAATCCAGCTTGATGATAATCTCCCTTTCAACATCACTAGCAGTAACACCATTTTGTTGCTGAACTGTACCGACGCAATGTTTCACTTGCAAGCACCCATAAATTGTACATCAACAAGCATATGTCATTACTATATAAAGGATAATGCAGCGGCATGCATGAGGAGTCCTATCTGTTGTGTGTTCAAGACTGGCGGTTCACAAACCGCATATGTGGTGAGAATTCATGATAGAGGTTGTCTAGCCTATCAGAGCTTCGTGAATTTTGACACTGTAAATCCTCCAAAGAAATGGCCTCAACCTGGTTTAGAGATCGAGTGGGCATTGCCACTAGAACCGGCTTGCAAGGCACCTATGGATTGCAAGAACTTGTTTCATTCCAAGTGCTTAGCCGATCCAGCAAATGTTGGAACAACCAGGTGCTTGTGCAACAAAGGATTTACCTGGGATCCTGTCAACGGATTATGTCGAA GTACGAAATGCCGACCAGGGAAACGCtgcaaaaaacaaaagaagcagATAGTGCTCATTGGTG gTATAACGGCTGTACTGGGAGGACTTTCGCTTGCTATAATGATCGGAATTATAGTTTACAAGCAACACCGGCGCATAAAGAAAGAAACGCAGAAGAATCTGATCAAGGAAAGGGAAGAGATGTTAAATGCCAGAAACAATGGCAAATCAGCCAGGGTTTTCACTGgcaaagaaataaagaaagccACCAATAACTTCTCTGTGTCGAACCTTGTAGGATCTGGAGGTTTTGGTGAGGTCTTCAGGGGCATTCTTGATGACGGAACTGTAACAGCAATCAAACGTGCAAAGGTTGGGAACACCAAAGGAACTGATCAAGTCCTCAATGAGGTCCGAATACTTTGCCAGGTGAACCATAGGTGCCTGGTAAGACTCCTAGGCTGTTGTGTTGAGCTTGAACTGCCTCTCATGGTTTACGAGTTCATCCCCAATGGGACCTTGTTTGATCACCTCCATTGTCATATTTCCGGCAAATATGCTCCCCTCACATGGCGACATCGGCTTCGCATTGCTCACCAGACTGCAGAAGGCCTTGCTTATCTCCACTCAGCAGCAGTTCCACCCATTTACCATCGTGATGTGAAATCAAGCAACATTTTACTTGATGAAAAGCTTGATGCTAAAATTTCCGATTTCGGTTTGTCCCGGCTGGTTGAAAGAACAGAAGGCGGTGATAGTCACATTTATACCTCGGCTCAAGGAACTGTCGGATATCTTGACCCAGAATATTACCGTAGTTTTCAGCTTACTGATAAAAGTGATGTTTATAGCTTCGGGGTTGTTCTTCTTGAGCTCTTGACTTCAAAGAAGGCCATAGATTTTAACAGGGAAGATGAGAACGTGAGTTTGGTGGtttacatgaaaaatataatgaatgAAGAGAAACTGATGGATGTTGTAGATCCAGTGATCAAAGAAGGAGCTAAAAAGTTAGAACTTGAAACCATTAAAGCATTGGGGCTATTAGCAGCATCATGTTTGGATGACAAGAGACAACACCGACCTTCCATGAAGGAAGTCGCCGATGAGATTGAATACATTATCAGCCTTGTTGCTGGTGAGGTTTCAGAGAAGTAA